The genome window ACCGTGAGACTGCCATCCCTCTCGATGATGAGCGCCAGCGTGCGTCGTTTGCTGCGGATCAGCTGATCGATTTTGATTTGGCCGGATTCCGATGTCATGCTGGAATTATACTTATGCGGCGGGTAAATGAAAACAAAAAACCGCTTCTGCGGCGGAAAAGACCCCTTGGGACAGTCAAGTGACTGTCCCATGTAACAAATTCCGAGGCGTTTCCCCTTTATGAGTATGGCGCTCTCGGCAGCAAGGTCACTCAGCCCCTGATTCGCTCCGCCAACTTCATGGTCTATACCCATTATCCCCCCAGTTGGGCAAACATCAAAATAAAAAATCAATATTCTGTTGTAAAATAATCAATAGTAGACTCGAAGATATTTTTTAGAACCTTTATGTCCGGGAGACCTCATGGATCGATTTGAATTCGGCGCGCTGGTTGCATCCCTGCGTGATGATATGCGCTGGACGCAGTTGGAACTGGCTGAGAAATCCGGCGTGGATGTTGCGATCATCAGCAATATTGAACGCGGGGAAAGGAGGTCGCTGCTAAAGGATAATATCCTCCTGAAACTGGCGGATGGGTTTCGATTGACCACCCTGGAACGCCAGGAATTCATGTTCGCTGCCAGCGGCGTTGCGGAGCACGACGCGCTCCGCAAGGAACACGATGACGCCTGGTCCGGTTTCGACGCACAGGCTTTTATCAATGAAATGGGGGATCAAGTTGGACGGATCACATTGCCGGTGCTCGTCACGGATTCGTTTTGTGATGTGTTGCTGGTCAATCACTGCCTGCTTGAATTCTATAATGTGCCCGCGGTCCTGATGGAAACCGCGGGGAACGGTCCGGGGGGGTTCAACCAGATGCGCTATGTGTTCCACGCTGATTCGAACTTCCGTGAACTGATCGGGGAGGACAGGTGGGATCAATACGCATTGATCAATGCGCGCTATTTTCGAAGACGCAGCCTGCGCGTCCGTTCGAAGCCCTATTTCTCGAGTTTGCTGAAGGAACTGCTTGACGATAAAAAATACCCGTCCTTTGAACGCTGCTGGCGCAGGATGGTGTTTGAAAGCCGTGATGATTTCCACACCACTTTTGACGAACCGGACGTGGAAAGTGATCATAGTATTGTCGCGGTCGAGTCCCTGCTTGCCCTGACGCCATATGGCGACCTGTACCTGCAACAGATCCTGCCCTTGAACAGAAGGACAGCCGGGCGGATAGAAAAGATCCTGGATAAAACAGGGCAGGGGTATGTGCAATTGGCGCCTTTTCCCGATAAACAAAAACGTTGATGAATTTGTTTGTCGACACTAGTGCCGAGGGGGAGATATGTTGAGCCTGCGAAATCCCGGGCAAAGCAAAAGACCACCTTGTGGTGGTCTGTAGTGCCGAGGGGGAGATATGTTGAGCCTGCGAAATCCCGGGCAAAGCAAAAGACCACCTTGTGGTGGTCTGTAGTGCCGAGGGGGAGATTTGAACTCCCGACCAAGGGCTTATGAGTCCCCTGCTCTGCCACTGAGCTACCTCGGCGTTGTGGATAGAGCGGGGCAAATGGTACTATGGGAGGGGGCATTTGTCAACTTCATGCGGTTCCGTTGATATTAAAACCATTGGAACGCTAAAATTCGTTGAATATTCCCGCAAACACCCTGCTATAATACCGCCATAGGTGTGCCCATGAAAATTCTGTTGTATGAAAATGACCCCAGGGAATCCGCGCTCATTCGGCAGGTTTTGGATGGGAAAAGGACCACCGTGGTTCCCGTTGCATCGAGCGAAGAGGCCTGGGAATACTTTCAATCGAACGAGGCTCATTTCCTGATCGCAAACTGGGAGACAAGCGACCTGCAAACGACCCGCTTCCTCCAGCGTGTGCGCGCTTCGACCCTTGCCCAATCTGTTTTTATCCTTCTGACTACATCGAAAAACCTGGAGGATGTATCCGCCCCGCAAGGCATGGACGATATCATCCAGCGTCCCATAAAAGCGGCTGATCTGAAAAACCGCGTGGCCATGGCGGAACGCATCATTTCATTGGCGGGCAGTCTTGCGATTGCCCGTGATCAACTGGAGAACCAGGCTGTTTTTGACAGCCTGACAGGCTTCATGAACCGACCCGCTTTCCTGCGCCAGTCTGCCGGGGAACTGGAGCGCGCCCGCCGCGCTTCGATGCCCTTGAGTTTGATCGCGCTGGATATTGATAACTTCAAGGTCATCAACGAAAAATTCGGCATGGATCTTGGTGACGATGTATTAAGGATTGTCTCTCAAACGATCCGCGAGAAGAGCAGACCCTACGACTG of Anaerolineales bacterium contains these proteins:
- a CDS encoding helix-turn-helix transcriptional regulator, with the protein product MDRFEFGALVASLRDDMRWTQLELAEKSGVDVAIISNIERGERRSLLKDNILLKLADGFRLTTLERQEFMFAASGVAEHDALRKEHDDAWSGFDAQAFINEMGDQVGRITLPVLVTDSFCDVLLVNHCLLEFYNVPAVLMETAGNGPGGFNQMRYVFHADSNFRELIGEDRWDQYALINARYFRRRSLRVRSKPYFSSLLKELLDDKKYPSFERCWRRMVFESRDDFHTTFDEPDVESDHSIVAVESLLALTPYGDLYLQQILPLNRRTAGRIEKILDKTGQGYVQLAPFPDKQKR
- a CDS encoding diguanylate cyclase codes for the protein MKILLYENDPRESALIRQVLDGKRTTVVPVASSEEAWEYFQSNEAHFLIANWETSDLQTTRFLQRVRASTLAQSVFILLTTSKNLEDVSAPQGMDDIIQRPIKAADLKNRVAMAERIISLAGSLAIARDQLENQAVFDSLTGFMNRPAFLRQSAGELERARRASMPLSLIALDIDNFKVINEKFGMDLGDDVLRIVSQTIREKSRPYDCIGRWMGDEFVIVLAGVIGADAEKIAERVIGGVRGTRIEIPNEASLNVKISAGIASLARIGSSTEVEPLIEQGRQAMARAKEAGGNQVFLVYI